From Epinephelus fuscoguttatus linkage group LG17, E.fuscoguttatus.final_Chr_v1:
TATTTAAACCTCACATTTGTGACTTTTGTGGACTTAtttcacacagctgctttaaggtGATTATGGGATGTACCAGCTCCTCTACTGTGGTGCGACCGTTGACACCGGAACAGGCGAAGGGAGACGAGGTAACTAACTTTCTGTTagtttaacgttagctaaaacTGTGAAGGGGGATACAATATGATGTGTTGTCGATAACAGTATCGATAATGTATCACAGTCAGCCACAGGTAGCACTTTAGGGCACATATTGAAGTATAATGAGGGGCCGTTACAGGTGTTAAATCTGTGTGCCATTTATTTTGTGACCTTGGAGAACCAATTACCACGTTGCCAGTTCCGGTGTTACCACTGAGTCACATTTTTTTGACTAACTTAAATATCtatcaaaatacacacacttacaaaactTTGCcgataatatatatattttttttaaatctttaccAAAAGGCTAAAAATAGCGATATCACAATGTTAAAATACTTCAAATCGTCTTAAACCCACTCCGCTTTGAAATGCTACTGCTTCCACATAGTCTCCGTTAGAGACTTAATTTTTGTGACAtattttttattggtttttaaCAACGTATAAACTGCTATACAGCattacaaaagcaaaaaaaatatacacatgcacaagtatacacatacatacatacacatagaaCCTTCAAAGGAACAGGCAGTTGCAGAAGATAAAGGCCTAATCAGAGCCCATCCTATTGTGACTGGCTACAagatgtgagaaaaaaaatcaattaattaatcataataatcataataatgaGTTAATATGACTTACCTCACGTCATGCTGAGTCTTTTATATAGTCCATTTAATGTGAGTCTTAGTTTCTCAAGTTTGAGATGTTGTGCCACTTCCCTGGAAGGAAGGATTAATCTCCGTGTTAATAATAGTGACAAATTTTGTTACTTTGAGTTTAGACCCTGAAAGATTCTTACTGTCCTCTCCTGCTATGCCAAAGATGGCTGGGACACATTGGGACACAGCCAGAGATGTCTATGTACATGCAAATTGCCACTTGAGTCCTAAAGTCAaatcaagtcagttttatttatatagcacatttcatttgACAAGCGTAAACTCAATGTGCTTGATACATCAtacatgacaaacaaaaaaataagatgatAAAGCATTACATATATGAAAACAAGCAggacatgataaaaacaaacaaaataagaggGGACTagtattatcattattcttGAAAAAGGGAGAGATtatagcaataataataatactaattcctaaaacaaataaaaagactCTGAAAGCTTGTGAAAAACGATCcgtttttagtttgcttttaaaagagAACACTGTTGTAGCAGACAGTAGATCATGTGGAAGATAATTCCAGAGAGTAGGACCTTAATGACTAAAAGCACCATGAGCTGAACAAGTAAAATGAATGAGTAAAAGAACAGAAATATTGCAAACATGTACATACAGCATCAAAAGTAGCTCATTTTGCTGCTGATATAGAGTTTTATGAGACCAGAAACATTATATTTTTggatcattattatcattattgatgCACTGAAATGTAAGCATCATTTTAATGCTGTAGTGAGTCCAGCTCGAGCTAATTTTGACTACTTCAAATAGCAAGCaagcaaaactttatttatatagcacatttcattcCAGGTGGAAGCACAATGTGCTTCACAGAGCAAAAAAACAATCATACGGCCATCAAGTAATCAGTAAAACtagtttaaaacaatataaaattaCAAAAGATAAAACCATTAGagtaagaataaaataatagtTGAGAGCAGAAATGGACTgctaaaagataaaataattaaaataattaaaaccagtaaaaaaaaaaaaaaaaaaaaaaaaaaaaatatatatatatatatatatatatatatatgtactgttgtgCAGTTCAATCTATATCAATTACATCATTAGTAAATATATGGTGACAGAATACACTGTTACACTGTAAAGTAGGTTTCAGACTCTGATATGATGTCATTTGTGGTGCATGTGTCATTATTGTTCCTGAGCTACTGTATTCATGACAACATCATGCTTTGGTTACCATACAGAATGAGGTCAGGGTGTATGTGCCATTTTTCTGCATTCACATTGTGTCTCCGTGCTTTCAGGATGAGACAGGAAGTAGGGTTTATGGTCGTGGAGACTCGGCCGTGTCAAAGGACACCACAGACAGTGGGGTGGTGATGGAGAATAGAGACAACCCTGTGTTACCTGGAACAGTGCCTGGAGAACTTCCTCCTCTAACATCTGAGCTTGTCAGAGAAAGTGATGCAGACAGAATTACACGAAATGGTGAGTGAGATAAATACAACACACCGTGACATGCCGTAGAGAAAACCTACAACCTGTAGTGTCTGTGTTTGGCTGTCTTCCAGGCTTCCTGCAGCAGGAGAGCACTGTGCAAGAGCGCCCCAAGTCCAGTGAgatcctggaggagctgctgaaccAGGGCATCATACCAGTgagacagagcagagagaggtgCAGCGGGACTGGAGAGGCCTATAGTATCATGGTGGGTACCAAGTCAGCATGCACATGATAACAAATACAATTACTCTgtgaaatatttatgttttaaaactaaaactaaattaGAAAGTTTATTACAAATCAATgaatataataataactttatttgtatagcacttttcaataTAAATAACAAAGTGCATATTCATACAGGAGGTATCTTTCACAGGTAGTTGGGTCAGTCAGTTTCAGTGGGAGTGCATTCACCTGTATTATTGAGATTGTTGTCTGTTCTTTGTCTccccctgctgtgtgtgtgtgtgtctgtgtgtgtctgtgtgtctgtgtctgtgtctgtgtctgtatgtcagCTGGATGATGGGGAGGGGGTCAGGCGACGACCTCCTGCCAGACTGGAGTCTCTGAAGGCCAAGAAGGCACAAAGTTTCCCCAGCAAAGAAGAAATTGAGGAGAAGATGAGACTGGCTGAGGAGAGACGCAaggtagagtgtgtgtgtgtgtgtgtgtgtgtgtgtgtgtgtgtgtgtgtgtgtgtgtgtgtgtgtgtgtacctgaacaccacctctcactctctcacagtTTATCTTATTGGTTTCCCACACACTCAtctgctccctctctcacaGTTAAGGGAAGATGAGCTCAAGAAGGGTTTGAGGACCAAGTCGGCCCGTGCTCGGCGCCCTGCTCCCATCTCCAGCACAGAGGAGGACAAGGACACAGCCCACAACCCTGTTGAGCAGCTACAGCCACCGATCACCCCAAAGCCCCTTGATCCACTGCCTTGCTGCCCAAGTGAGGCGGCCGAGGGCAGAGAGCAGGTGAAGTCCAGAGGTGACGGCAGAGAAGTAACAGTTAGAGCAGACACAGAAGAAGGATGGAGAGTGAAAAATGACAGCGGAAATAACAAAGAGGAAGGTGCAGAGGGGGTAAGTAAGTATAGTGACAGGGAAGTGGAGTTAACCCAGGTGGAGGAGCTCAGGAAGGATCAGCTCCTCCTCACAGCCTCGGGGGAGCTAGAGAGCGATTCTAGCTTTCAGCGTGCAGAGGACAAAGAGGAGATATTTTAATTCATTACAAAAACGAGCCATGAATCAGCAATAAGACagata
This genomic window contains:
- the stmnd1 gene encoding stathmin domain-containing protein 1 isoform X1, whose product is MGCTSSSTVVRPLTPEQAKGDEDETGSRVYGRGDSAVSKDTTDSGVVMENRDNPVLPGTVPGELPPLTSELVRESDADRITRNGFLQQESTVQERPKSSEILEELLNQGIIPVRQSRERCSGTGEAYSIMLDDGEGVRRRPPARLESLKAKKAQSFPSKEEIEEKMRLAEERRKLREDELKKGLRTKSARARRPAPISSTEEDKDTAHNPVEQLQPPITPKPLDPLPCCPSEAAEGREQVKSRGDGREVTVRADTEEGWRVKNDSGNNKEEGAEGVSKYSDREVELTQVEELRKDQLLLTASGELESDSSFQRAEDKEEIF
- the stmnd1 gene encoding uncharacterized protein stmnd1 isoform X2, with the protein product MENRDNPVLPGTVPGELPPLTSELVRESDADRITRNGFLQQESTVQERPKSSEILEELLNQGIIPVRQSRERCSGTGEAYSIMLDDGEGVRRRPPARLESLKAKKAQSFPSKEEIEEKMRLAEERRKLREDELKKGLRTKSARARRPAPISSTEEDKDTAHNPVEQLQPPITPKPLDPLPCCPSEAAEGREQVKSRGDGREVTVRADTEEGWRVKNDSGNNKEEGAEGVSKYSDREVELTQVEELRKDQLLLTASGELESDSSFQRAEDKEEIF